The following DNA comes from Noviherbaspirillum sp. L7-7A.
TCGACAAGCCCCAGGTCACCACCGAAGGCAACAGCGCCATCGTGCATTTCCGCCAGAGCTATGTGTCCGACCGCCTCAGCGCCACCAGCCGCAAGACGCTGGAGCTGGAACGCCAGCGCGGCAAGTGGCTGATCACACAGGAACGCACGGGCAGTTGATGCGCTTCCGCACACGATTCCTCGGCGGCTGCCTGGCAGCCGCAAGCACATTCCTGCTGGCCGCTCCGGCCGCAGGCACGGCGCGGATGGACCCGGACCAGATGCTCATCGGGGTCTACAAGGACCTCGGCAACCGCCACCTGCGCGATGCGCTGGCCAAGGCCGATGCGCTGGTCACTGCCTATCCGACCTTCCAGCTTGGACACCTGATACGCGGCGACCTGCTGCTGATGCAGACGCAGACGATTAACAAGCTGGGCGCGGTGGAAGGCGCCGCGCCCGACGCCCTTGCCGACCTCAGGCAGGAAGCCATGGCCCGCATGAGGGCCCTGACCGAGCGGCCCGATCCGACCAGGGTGCCGCGCGCGGTGCTCCAATTGCGCCCGGACCAGAAGCGGGTGCTGGTGGCGGATGCCCGCCGTTCCCGGCTGTATGTCTACGAAAACCGCCAGGGCGAATTGCGATTCCAGCAGGATTTCTATATCAGCCAGGGCAAGCTGGGCATCAACAAGGCAAGGGAAGGCGACCAGAAGACGCCGCTGGGCGTGTACTACATCACCAGCCGCCTGGCGGGCCACCGCCTGCCGGACTTTTATGGCGTAGGCGCCCTGCCTTTGAGCTATCCGAATGAATGGGACAAATTGCAGGGCCGGGAAGGGTCGGGGATCTGGCTGCACGGGACGCCATCTCGCAACTACAGCCGGCCGCCCCTGTCTTCCGATGGCTGCGTGGTGCTGACCAACCCGGATCTGCGCGAGGTCTACGCCGGCGTGGAAATCAATAAGACGCCGGTCGTGATTGCGGGCGACGCTGAGTTCGTGCCGCGCCAGCAGGTCGAAGCCGAGCGCGCGCAGGCACAGGCCATGGTGGAAAATTGGCGTGCGGCGCTGGAGCAGCAGGACTTCGAGCAACTGCGGCGGCACTATGCGAGCCGCTTTCGCAGCGAGCAGGCCGACACGCTGGACGACTGGCTGGCGCGCCAGCAAAAGGGCATCCAGCATTTGAACAAGCCAGCGCTGGCCCTGCGCGAGCTGAGCCTGTTCCGTTATCCGGGCGAGGAAATGATCGTGGCCACCTTCACGATGGACGCGGTGTCCGGCGGCAAGCGCTCGTCGATCCGCAAGCGGCAATACTGGGGCCGCGAAGCCGGCCACTGGAAAATCGTGTCGGAAAGCGGCTGGACGGCGTGAGCGTCCGCCTGGGCCACCGCCTTCATGTAACAAGTCAACTGAAAAAGGAGTGTCATGGCACGTGCGGATTTTGCATTCTTCCACCCCTTGCGGGTACGCTGGGCCGAAGTCGATATGCAGGCCATTGTCTTCAATGGCCATTACCTGACCTATTTCGATGTCGCCTTCACGGAGTACTGGCGCGCCACCGGTTTGCCCGGCGTGATGCAGCAGGCCGAGGATGGCCAGGAAATGTTCGCCCGCAAGGCCACCATTGAATATCACGCGCCGGCGCGCTTCGACGACATGCTCGATATCGGCGTGCGCTGTGCCGCGCTTGGCCGCAGCTCGATGCGCTACGTGCTGGAGATCTACCGCGGCGAGGAATTCCTGATTGCCGGCGAGCTGGTCTACGTGTATGCCGACACGGCGCTGCGCAAGGGCGTGGCGCTGCCGGAGGCCTGGCGGTCCCGGCTGGCGGAACTGGAACGGCTTGCGCCGGTGCAGCAATGAGCCTGCACATCGTGATTGGGCCCTGGGAGCAGCAGCGCCAGACTGCGGCCGCATTGCGGCATCGGGTATTCGTGGTCGAGCAGGGCGTTCCGGCCGAACTGGAACTGGACGAGATGGACGCGCAGTCGCTGCATGCGGTGGCCTACCAGGACGGCGTGCCGGTCGCAACC
Coding sequences within:
- a CDS encoding L,D-transpeptidase family protein; the protein is MRFRTRFLGGCLAAASTFLLAAPAAGTARMDPDQMLIGVYKDLGNRHLRDALAKADALVTAYPTFQLGHLIRGDLLLMQTQTINKLGAVEGAAPDALADLRQEAMARMRALTERPDPTRVPRAVLQLRPDQKRVLVADARRSRLYVYENRQGELRFQQDFYISQGKLGINKAREGDQKTPLGVYYITSRLAGHRLPDFYGVGALPLSYPNEWDKLQGREGSGIWLHGTPSRNYSRPPLSSDGCVVLTNPDLREVYAGVEINKTPVVIAGDAEFVPRQQVEAERAQAQAMVENWRAALEQQDFEQLRRHYASRFRSEQADTLDDWLARQQKGIQHLNKPALALRELSLFRYPGEEMIVATFTMDAVSGGKRSSIRKRQYWGREAGHWKIVSESGWTA
- a CDS encoding thioesterase family protein, with product MARADFAFFHPLRVRWAEVDMQAIVFNGHYLTYFDVAFTEYWRATGLPGVMQQAEDGQEMFARKATIEYHAPARFDDMLDIGVRCAALGRSSMRYVLEIYRGEEFLIAGELVYVYADTALRKGVALPEAWRSRLAELERLAPVQQ